From Penaeus monodon isolate SGIC_2016 chromosome 6, NSTDA_Pmon_1, whole genome shotgun sequence, the proteins below share one genomic window:
- the LOC119574318 gene encoding vacuolar protein sorting-associated protein 52 homolog isoform X1 produces the protein MPKNIGIFVFVTKNYRVAYTMVGAGGAEDVDSSIRAQLEDEVIQEALTSGTDLRQYSQSVEKDLRQLENLSIQDYIDKAQNIAALHHQITECDSILENMQGMLEGFLTHLSTISQEIQSLQEQSASINVQLTNRKQVHSEVSAFIDQLMVPEVMIHHILNTPVTDEHFMEQLKALNQKSKFIKEQNFRDAHSCQDVQDIVDKLTVKAVSKIREYLLQKVYQFRKPLSNYQIPQNAMIKHKFFFEFLLLHARTIAAEIHDEYVETMSKVYSSYFQSYTKQLWKLQYEEGVTRDDLMGVEDSRANSFFTKSLKSRGTVFTLGTRDSVLSPTGLTQDIIVPHTASKGEAKYPFEVLFRSQQYVLMDNGCREYIFLTEFFMVRDSDAQKLFLTVMGKTLQHVQKEVCGVVMGCYDSIALYLCVHLIHQYRLLCHKRAVPALDNHWEQLLHMIWPRFEYVVKTNIQSIQECDPSKMPSLDMRPHYITRRYAEFSGAVMVLHEKFPLEGVDALMLQLQDEVEKVILKMAAVFHHRKDQLIFLINNYDMMLSVLSEKTREDSRECERLKELLGQRTGEYIEEVLAPHFGGMLTFVRETDHLIANNNIDALKDYEKKVVPLVRSFSSTWRKSVERLNNEVMQCFTNFRTGTVVLQRALETLITAHHTFNRILAHQAFQHLNIKGDIVNSHHLIVEAKKYKPTF, from the exons ttACAGAGTAGCCTACACAATGGTTGGGGCAGGAGGAGCAGAAGATGTTGATTCAAGCATAAGGGCACAGCTGGAGGATGAGGTGATACAGGAAGCTCTCACCTCAGGCACAGACCTCAGGCAGTATTCTCAGTCTGTGGAAAAGGACCTCAGACAG CTGGAGAACTTAAGTATTCAAGATTATATTGACAAAGCACAAAATATAGCTGCCCTCCATCATCAGATAACAGAATGTGACTCTATACTAGAA AATATGCAGGGAATGCTAGAAGGTTTTCTTACCCATTTGTCAACAATTAGTCAAGAAATACAGTCTTTGCAAGAACAATCAGCCTCCATTAATGTCCAGCTTACAAACAGGAAACAGGTTCATTCTGAAGTATCTGCTTTCATTGATCAGTTGATGGTCCCAGAGGTGATGATACA TCACATCTTGAACACCCCTGTGACTGATGAGCACTTTATGGAACAACTGAAGGCACTGAATCAGAAGAGCAAATTTATTAAGGAACAAAACTTTAGAG ATGCTCACTCATGTCAGGATGTGCAAGATATTGTTGATAAACTAACAGTCAAAGCAGTAAGCAAGATTCGAGAGTATTTGCTGCAGAAGGTATACCAGTTTCGCAAACCTTTGTCTAACTACCAGATACCTCAGAATGCTATGATCAAACACAA ATTCTTCTTTGAGTTTCTACTCCTGCATGCACGGACAATAGCAGCCGAAATTCATGATGAATATGTTGAAACAATGAGTAAAGTGTATAGCTCATACTTCCAGTCATATACAAAGCAGCTATGGAAGTTGCAG TATGAAGAAGGTGTGACCCGTGATGACCTAATGGGTGTAGAGGATTCACGTGCAAACAGCTTTTTTACAAAGAGTTTAAAGAGTCGTGGTACAGTTTTCACTCTGGGAACTAGAGACTCTGTGCTCTCTCCAACAGGACTTACGCAGGACATTATTGTGCCACACACAGCTAGCAAGGGTGAAGCAAAG tatCCCTTTGAAGTACTCTTCAGAAGTCAGCAATATGTCTTAATGGATAATGGGTGCCGGGAATACATTTTCCTCACAGAGTTCTTCATGGTACGAGATAGTGATGCTCAAAAACTTTTCTTAACTGTCATGGGCAAGACACTACAACATGTCCAG aaagaaGTATGTGGAGTAGTAATGGGCTGCTATGACTCAATAGCATTATATCTGTGTGTCCATTTGATACATCAGTACCGTCTACTGTGTCATAAGCGAGCTGTGCCAGCATTGGATAATCACTGGGAACAATTGCTTCACATGATATGGCCAAG GTTTGAATATGTTGTGAAGACAAATATCCAAAGTATCCAGGAATGTGATCCCTCCAAAATGCCATCGCTAGATATGAGGCCACATTAT ATAACCCGAAGATATGCTGAGTTTAGTGGAGCTGTTATGGTATTACATGAGAAGTTCCCTCTGGAAGGAGTTGATGCCCTCATGCTACAGCTTCAGGATGAAGTAGAAAAGGTCATTCTGAAGATGGCAGCAGTGTTTCATCATCGTAAAGACCAGCTGATTTTCCTAATTAATAATTATGACATGATGCTGTCAGTGCTGTCT GAAAAGACCCGAGAGGATAGTCGTGAGTGTGAGCGTCTGAAGGAGCTCTTGGGTCAGCGTACAGGAGAGTATATAGAGGAAGTCCTCGCTCCACATTTTGGGGGGATGTTGACTTTTGTAAGGGAGACAGATCACCTTATTgccaacaataatattgatgccTTAAAAGACTATGAAA aaAAAGTAGTGCCACTTGTCAGGTCCTTTTCGTCTACTTGGCGAAAATCAGTGGAACGACTGAACAATGAAGTCATGCAATGTTTCACAAATTTCCGCACTGGGACTGTTGTGCTGCAACGAGCACTGGAGACTCTCATTACTGCTCATCACACTTTCAACAGAATCCTTGCACATCAGGCATTCCAGCATTTGAATATTAAAGGTGATATTGTAAATTCTCACCACTTGATTGTAGAAGCAAAGAAATATAAGCCTACATTTTAA
- the LOC119574318 gene encoding vacuolar protein sorting-associated protein 52 homolog isoform X2 encodes MVGAGGAEDVDSSIRAQLEDEVIQEALTSGTDLRQYSQSVEKDLRQLENLSIQDYIDKAQNIAALHHQITECDSILENMQGMLEGFLTHLSTISQEIQSLQEQSASINVQLTNRKQVHSEVSAFIDQLMVPEVMIHHILNTPVTDEHFMEQLKALNQKSKFIKEQNFRDAHSCQDVQDIVDKLTVKAVSKIREYLLQKVYQFRKPLSNYQIPQNAMIKHKFFFEFLLLHARTIAAEIHDEYVETMSKVYSSYFQSYTKQLWKLQYEEGVTRDDLMGVEDSRANSFFTKSLKSRGTVFTLGTRDSVLSPTGLTQDIIVPHTASKGEAKYPFEVLFRSQQYVLMDNGCREYIFLTEFFMVRDSDAQKLFLTVMGKTLQHVQKEVCGVVMGCYDSIALYLCVHLIHQYRLLCHKRAVPALDNHWEQLLHMIWPRFEYVVKTNIQSIQECDPSKMPSLDMRPHYITRRYAEFSGAVMVLHEKFPLEGVDALMLQLQDEVEKVILKMAAVFHHRKDQLIFLINNYDMMLSVLSEKTREDSRECERLKELLGQRTGEYIEEVLAPHFGGMLTFVRETDHLIANNNIDALKDYEKKVVPLVRSFSSTWRKSVERLNNEVMQCFTNFRTGTVVLQRALETLITAHHTFNRILAHQAFQHLNIKGDIVNSHHLIVEAKKYKPTF; translated from the exons ATGGTTGGGGCAGGAGGAGCAGAAGATGTTGATTCAAGCATAAGGGCACAGCTGGAGGATGAGGTGATACAGGAAGCTCTCACCTCAGGCACAGACCTCAGGCAGTATTCTCAGTCTGTGGAAAAGGACCTCAGACAG CTGGAGAACTTAAGTATTCAAGATTATATTGACAAAGCACAAAATATAGCTGCCCTCCATCATCAGATAACAGAATGTGACTCTATACTAGAA AATATGCAGGGAATGCTAGAAGGTTTTCTTACCCATTTGTCAACAATTAGTCAAGAAATACAGTCTTTGCAAGAACAATCAGCCTCCATTAATGTCCAGCTTACAAACAGGAAACAGGTTCATTCTGAAGTATCTGCTTTCATTGATCAGTTGATGGTCCCAGAGGTGATGATACA TCACATCTTGAACACCCCTGTGACTGATGAGCACTTTATGGAACAACTGAAGGCACTGAATCAGAAGAGCAAATTTATTAAGGAACAAAACTTTAGAG ATGCTCACTCATGTCAGGATGTGCAAGATATTGTTGATAAACTAACAGTCAAAGCAGTAAGCAAGATTCGAGAGTATTTGCTGCAGAAGGTATACCAGTTTCGCAAACCTTTGTCTAACTACCAGATACCTCAGAATGCTATGATCAAACACAA ATTCTTCTTTGAGTTTCTACTCCTGCATGCACGGACAATAGCAGCCGAAATTCATGATGAATATGTTGAAACAATGAGTAAAGTGTATAGCTCATACTTCCAGTCATATACAAAGCAGCTATGGAAGTTGCAG TATGAAGAAGGTGTGACCCGTGATGACCTAATGGGTGTAGAGGATTCACGTGCAAACAGCTTTTTTACAAAGAGTTTAAAGAGTCGTGGTACAGTTTTCACTCTGGGAACTAGAGACTCTGTGCTCTCTCCAACAGGACTTACGCAGGACATTATTGTGCCACACACAGCTAGCAAGGGTGAAGCAAAG tatCCCTTTGAAGTACTCTTCAGAAGTCAGCAATATGTCTTAATGGATAATGGGTGCCGGGAATACATTTTCCTCACAGAGTTCTTCATGGTACGAGATAGTGATGCTCAAAAACTTTTCTTAACTGTCATGGGCAAGACACTACAACATGTCCAG aaagaaGTATGTGGAGTAGTAATGGGCTGCTATGACTCAATAGCATTATATCTGTGTGTCCATTTGATACATCAGTACCGTCTACTGTGTCATAAGCGAGCTGTGCCAGCATTGGATAATCACTGGGAACAATTGCTTCACATGATATGGCCAAG GTTTGAATATGTTGTGAAGACAAATATCCAAAGTATCCAGGAATGTGATCCCTCCAAAATGCCATCGCTAGATATGAGGCCACATTAT ATAACCCGAAGATATGCTGAGTTTAGTGGAGCTGTTATGGTATTACATGAGAAGTTCCCTCTGGAAGGAGTTGATGCCCTCATGCTACAGCTTCAGGATGAAGTAGAAAAGGTCATTCTGAAGATGGCAGCAGTGTTTCATCATCGTAAAGACCAGCTGATTTTCCTAATTAATAATTATGACATGATGCTGTCAGTGCTGTCT GAAAAGACCCGAGAGGATAGTCGTGAGTGTGAGCGTCTGAAGGAGCTCTTGGGTCAGCGTACAGGAGAGTATATAGAGGAAGTCCTCGCTCCACATTTTGGGGGGATGTTGACTTTTGTAAGGGAGACAGATCACCTTATTgccaacaataatattgatgccTTAAAAGACTATGAAA aaAAAGTAGTGCCACTTGTCAGGTCCTTTTCGTCTACTTGGCGAAAATCAGTGGAACGACTGAACAATGAAGTCATGCAATGTTTCACAAATTTCCGCACTGGGACTGTTGTGCTGCAACGAGCACTGGAGACTCTCATTACTGCTCATCACACTTTCAACAGAATCCTTGCACATCAGGCATTCCAGCATTTGAATATTAAAGGTGATATTGTAAATTCTCACCACTTGATTGTAGAAGCAAAGAAATATAAGCCTACATTTTAA